From a region of the uncultured Fusobacterium sp. genome:
- a CDS encoding metal ABC transporter permease, with product MLEILNYSFITNALISALFIGPLLGIIGTLVVSKKMAFYSEAIGHAAMTGIAIGIILGENYSTPYFSTFGYSILFGILIIYTKTKTDIASDTLIGIFLAVSISIGASLLTYTAGTINPHIIENILFGSILTIEKVDIYILITITVLVFITLYPCYNKFLLISINPSIALARKINIKFYEYLFIILLSITTIGAIKIVGSILGEALLLIPTASAKNISHSMRAFIGYSILFSTLSCILGIILPAYLTLSIPSGAAVILSSTIIFIISIIIKKFNFNV from the coding sequence ATGTTGGAAATACTTAATTATTCTTTTATCACAAATGCTCTTATTTCAGCTTTATTTATAGGACCACTGTTAGGAATTATTGGAACACTTGTTGTAAGCAAAAAAATGGCTTTCTATTCTGAAGCCATAGGGCACGCTGCAATGACAGGAATAGCTATAGGAATAATATTAGGAGAAAATTATTCGACTCCTTACTTCTCTACCTTTGGTTATTCTATCTTATTTGGAATTTTGATTATATATACAAAAACTAAAACTGATATAGCCTCAGATACTCTAATTGGAATTTTTTTAGCAGTCTCTATTTCCATTGGGGCTTCTCTTTTAACTTATACAGCTGGAACAATTAATCCACATATAATTGAAAATATTCTTTTTGGCTCAATACTAACTATTGAGAAAGTAGATATATATATCCTAATAACTATAACTGTTTTAGTTTTTATTACTTTATATCCTTGTTACAATAAATTTTTATTAATCAGTATAAACCCTAGTATTGCCTTAGCTAGAAAAATAAATATAAAATTTTATGAGTATCTTTTTATCATTCTGCTAAGTATCACTACAATAGGAGCTATAAAAATAGTTGGTTCTATTTTAGGTGAAGCATTACTTTTAATTCCAACTGCTTCAGCTAAAAATATATCTCATTCAATGAGAGCCTTTATTGGATATAGTATTTTATTCTCAACCCTCAGCTGCATATTAGGAATAATTCTTCCTGCTTATCTTACTCTTTCAATTCCTTCAGGGGCAGCTGTAATTCTATCTTCTACAATTATTTTTATAATAAGTATAATTATTAAGAAATTTAATTTTAACGTATAA
- a CDS encoding metal ABC transporter ATP-binding protein — MEKYELEIKNLNLSIGNNSILENINLKIKKGEIHCLIGPNGGGKSSLIKCILKELNFQGDITFQNNHKNIIGYLPQHINLNNSIPLTVNEFISINSQTSPCFLGFDFKKQRQVDNLLKKFKLYDKRNSIFTTLSGGERQRVLLLQSLLPTPNFLILDEPLTGMDKYGEDFFISLIKELKEQGITILWIEHNLYKVKKFADTVTCINKTNIACNLLDSNFFEKEISNIFCR, encoded by the coding sequence ATGGAAAAATATGAACTAGAAATTAAAAATTTAAACCTTTCTATTGGTAATAATTCTATCTTAGAAAATATTAATCTCAAGATTAAGAAAGGGGAAATTCATTGCTTAATTGGACCTAATGGCGGGGGTAAAAGTTCTCTTATAAAATGTATTTTAAAAGAACTTAACTTTCAAGGGGATATTACCTTCCAAAATAATCATAAAAATATCATTGGATATCTCCCTCAACATATCAATCTTAATAATTCTATCCCCTTGACTGTTAATGAATTTATATCTATTAATTCTCAAACGTCCCCCTGCTTTTTAGGTTTTGATTTTAAAAAGCAAAGGCAGGTTGATAATCTTTTAAAAAAATTTAAACTATATGATAAAAGAAATTCAATTTTTACAACTTTATCTGGTGGAGAAAGGCAAAGAGTATTATTATTACAATCTCTTCTCCCTACACCAAATTTTTTAATTTTAGATGAACCTTTAACTGGTATGGATAAATATGGAGAAGATTTCTTTATTTCACTTATAAAAGAACTTAAAGAACAAGGAATTACAATACTATGGATAGAACATAATTTATATAAAGTAAAAAAATTTGCTGATACTGTTACTTGTATAAATAAAACAAATATAGCTTGTAATCTTTTAGATAGTAATTTTTTTGAAAAAGAAATCTCAAATATTTTTTGTAGGTGA
- a CDS encoding ABC transporter substrate-binding protein, translated as MVVLDLAVIETLYLIGAENHIAAIGTIARSKIYPEEKVKLLPNVGHINNSSVEKILSFSPDLVLINAISPKLGDTLKPFNIPYIVVEANSFNDILNNIKLYGKLTGNEENADLLYNKSIEKLNNIKSKITAQPLNMKGTVLYSTSPMMAFNSKSLPGQILSLLGIENLADNLVGDKPIISPEFLLQQNPDFLAGAMSISKPEDILNSNIIVKETTAGKNNNLFIVDSTKILRGSPRIFEAVEELYKELENLKNN; from the coding sequence ATAGTTGTTTTAGATCTTGCAGTAATAGAAACTCTATATTTAATTGGGGCTGAAAACCATATTGCTGCTATTGGAACTATAGCAAGAAGTAAAATTTATCCTGAAGAGAAGGTAAAATTACTACCAAATGTAGGACATATTAATAATAGTAGTGTTGAAAAAATACTTTCTTTCTCTCCTGACTTAGTTTTAATAAATGCTATATCTCCAAAACTAGGTGATACATTAAAACCTTTCAACATTCCTTATATAGTTGTTGAAGCTAATAGTTTTAATGATATTTTAAATAATATAAAACTTTATGGTAAGCTTACTGGAAATGAAGAAAATGCTGATTTGCTTTACAATAAATCTATTGAAAAATTAAATAATATAAAATCTAAAATTACTGCTCAGCCACTTAATATGAAAGGAACAGTGCTATATTCAACTTCTCCTATGATGGCTTTTAACTCTAAATCTCTTCCTGGACAGATATTATCTCTTCTAGGAATTGAAAATCTAGCAGATAATTTAGTTGGAGATAAACCTATTATATCCCCTGAGTTTTTATTACAACAAAACCCAGATTTTTTAGCTGGAGCAATGAGTATTTCTAAACCTGAAGATATTTTAAATAGTAATATAATAGTTAAGGAAACAACTGCTGGAAAAAATAATAATCTTTTTATTGTAGATTCTACAAAAATTCTTAGAGGTTCTCCAAGAATTTTTGAGGCAGTTGAAGAATTATATAAAGAGTTAGAAAATTTAAAAAATAATTAA
- a CDS encoding zinc ABC transporter substrate-binding protein, with protein MKKITILLFTILSFFSFAEEKIKIGVTLQPYYSFVANIVKDRAEIITPVRLDIYNSHNYSPTVEDMKKISSLDTIVINGLGHDSFIYKLLKMSGKNIPIIEANKNIKLMHTEGICTHEHNHDVHEEEHHLEHSHNEEVNSHTYISITESIEQIEYIADQLGKLDPKNREFYLKNAKEYTDRLAKLKKDALNEIKDIDISNFKVVTFYAGYDYLFKEFGKKVDIVIEPAHGVEPSIAHLQQIIKKLKVENIKVIFGEKQLKNKYMEILKKEAGTDIKELYHMTGGSYSAESFEEMISQDLNEIVSALKKEK; from the coding sequence ATGAAAAAAATTACAATTTTACTTTTTACTATACTTTCTTTTTTCTCTTTTGCTGAAGAAAAAATAAAAATTGGAGTTACTCTACAACCTTACTATAGTTTTGTAGCTAATATTGTTAAAGACAGAGCAGAGATTATCACGCCTGTTAGATTAGATATTTATAATTCACATAACTATAGTCCTACAGTTGAAGATATGAAAAAAATATCTTCCCTTGATACTATAGTTATAAATGGACTGGGTCATGATAGTTTTATCTATAAGCTGCTTAAAATGAGTGGAAAAAATATCCCAATTATTGAAGCTAACAAAAATATAAAATTAATGCATACAGAAGGAATATGTACCCACGAACATAATCATGATGTGCATGAAGAAGAACATCATCTTGAACATTCACATAATGAGGAAGTAAATTCCCATACCTATATCTCTATAACTGAGTCTATTGAGCAAATAGAGTATATTGCAGATCAATTAGGAAAATTAGATCCTAAAAACAGAGAATTCTACTTAAAGAATGCAAAGGAATATACTGATCGTTTAGCTAAACTAAAAAAAGATGCTCTTAATGAAATCAAAGATATAGATATCTCTAACTTTAAAGTTGTTACTTTTTATGCAGGTTATGACTATCTTTTTAAAGAATTTGGAAAAAAAGTCGATATAGTTATTGAGCCAGCACATGGAGTAGAACCTAGTATAGCACACTTACAACAGATTATAAAAAAATTAAAAGTTGAAAATATTAAAGTTATTTTTGGTGAAAAACAATTAAAAAATAAATATATGGAAATTTTAAAAAAAGAAGCTGGAACAGATATTAAAGAACTTTATCATATGACTGGTGGTTCTTATTCTGCTGAAAGTTTTGAAGAGATGATTTCTCAAGACTTAAATGAAATTGTCTCTGCTCTAAAAAAAGAAAAATAA
- a CDS encoding flavodoxin family protein has protein sequence MRILIAYSTLTGNTKKVCEAAAKAFPEIEVKDISEVTTLDYDLIVVGTWIDKGTADTKALKFIETIKKKKTAFIFTLGAYPDSQHAIDCIERIKKLFECNENEVVGHYHCQGAIDPKLIEMMKT, from the coding sequence ATGAGAATATTAATTGCTTATTCAACACTAACAGGGAATACTAAAAAAGTTTGTGAGGCAGCAGCAAAAGCTTTCCCAGAGATAGAAGTAAAAGATATCAGTGAAGTAACAACTTTAGATTATGATTTAATAGTTGTAGGGACTTGGATAGATAAAGGGACTGCTGATACAAAGGCTCTTAAATTTATCGAAACAATAAAGAAAAAGAAAACAGCTTTCATATTTACATTAGGAGCTTATCCAGATTCACAACATGCTATAGATTGTATAGAGAGAATAAAAAAATTATTTGAATGTAATGAAAATGAAGTAGTAGGACACTATCACTGTCAAGGAGCTATTGATCCAAAACTTATAGAGATGATGAAAACATAA